In Vibrio crassostreae, one DNA window encodes the following:
- a CDS encoding OmpA family protein, whose translation MLSIALAGCETTLPTGMLGDDMLETAPQTDYDLMHPEWGVVQTTHVASNRGYSMQSNSRQQTTITTNYGRGVSTNDPLEVFLRQNRIDFEVLPGNHVMVKLEQHVNFKTGSAFPEPAYNQWLDTLGSYLAQRQDIDVVIEGHTDNTGTDRINDPLSEKRAKEVKARLESNYVSSRSIYTRGFGEYVPACTNASAQGKACNRRVELMLIVAK comes from the coding sequence ATGTTGGGTGATGATATGCTAGAAACTGCGCCGCAAACCGATTACGACTTGATGCATCCTGAATGGGGCGTGGTTCAGACTACACATGTAGCAAGCAATCGTGGCTATTCAATGCAGAGCAACTCTCGTCAGCAAACAACCATTACCACCAACTATGGTCGAGGCGTATCAACCAATGATCCGCTAGAAGTTTTCCTCAGACAAAACCGTATCGATTTTGAAGTTTTACCGGGCAATCATGTAATGGTAAAGCTTGAGCAGCACGTGAACTTTAAAACAGGTTCTGCATTCCCTGAGCCTGCTTATAATCAATGGCTAGATACGCTAGGCAGCTATCTTGCTCAACGCCAAGATATTGATGTGGTCATAGAAGGGCATACTGATAATACGGGCACAGATCGAATCAACGATCCGCTTTCAGAGAAGCGCGCAAAAGAAGTGAAGGCTCGATTAGAGAGTAACTATGTGTCGAGTCGCTCCATTTATACTCGTGGCTTTGGCGAATATGTTCCAGCTTGTACCAACGCCTCTGCGCAAGGCAAGGCGTGTAACCGCCGTGTAGAATTGATGCTGATCGTAGCGAAGTAG